One part of the Enterococcus sp. DIV1094 genome encodes these proteins:
- a CDS encoding pseudouridine synthase, whose amino-acid sequence MRLDKFLADIGLGSRKEVKGLIKKGLITVNGVCIKSDKHQVKEMEDTVMYLDEHLHYQKDFYYILNKPAGVVSATQDNYDQTVIDLLSDEDFREDLFPVGRLDKDTEGLLILTNDGQFSHQLLSPKKHVEKEYLAEIAGVMTKEDVSAFAEGLLIDGDEQTLPATLIIDSIDEETNTSHIRLILHEGKFHQVKRMVKAVGKEVTYLKRIRMGNFHLPDDLSLGDYRQMTAEELAQVRSK is encoded by the coding sequence ATGCGTTTAGATAAATTTTTAGCCGATATCGGTCTTGGCAGCCGCAAAGAAGTTAAAGGGCTGATCAAAAAAGGCTTGATCACAGTCAATGGAGTATGTATCAAAAGTGATAAACATCAAGTAAAAGAAATGGAAGATACGGTGATGTATCTGGATGAACATTTACATTATCAAAAAGATTTTTATTATATCTTGAATAAACCGGCTGGCGTAGTTTCAGCAACTCAAGATAATTATGATCAAACCGTTATCGATTTACTTTCTGATGAAGATTTTCGAGAAGACCTATTTCCAGTTGGTCGATTAGATAAAGACACAGAAGGATTGTTGATCCTGACCAATGATGGACAGTTTTCACATCAGTTGCTCTCGCCAAAAAAACATGTGGAAAAAGAATACTTGGCAGAGATTGCAGGCGTGATGACAAAGGAAGATGTGTCAGCTTTTGCAGAAGGCTTACTTATTGATGGGGATGAACAAACATTGCCTGCGACGCTCATTATAGATTCGATCGATGAAGAAACTAACACCTCTCATATTCGCTTGATTCTACATGAAGGGAAATTCCACCAAGTCAAACGTATGGTGAAAGCCGTTGGGAAAGAAGTCACTTATTTGAAACGGATTCGTATGGGGAATTTCCATCTCCCAGATGATTTGTCCTTAGGAGACTATCGCCAAATGACGGCAGAGGAATTGGCACAAGTTAGAAGTAAATAG
- a CDS encoding putative polysaccharide biosynthesis protein, with amino-acid sequence MTNQRKPAVENLTVQEKMARGSAWMTASNMISRLLGAVYIIPWYAWMGENAKAANGLFNMGYNIYALFLMISTAGIPAAIAKQTARYNSLNEYGTSRRLFLRAMQMMAVLGVFFAGFMYFASPWLARASGGGEELIPIMRSLSAALLVFPCMSVIRGYFQGNQEMMPYALSQIVEQIARVFYLLLSTFIIMNVLSGNYVTAVTQSTFAAFIGMVISLAVLLYFLKKHQAYTSARVQYSENQVTIATKELLVDTIKEAIPFIIVGSGITIFKLVDQFTFIQIMSNATEYSNAQLLDLFSIFSANPDKLTMVVIALATSIAATGLPLITEAVTIKDRRGLAKLTSSNLQLFSFIMFPATCGVMLLAYPLNTLFYTPDQLGSQVLVQASFVGLFLGLYMLVSNMLQGMFENKAAIYYLLIGFIVKLVLQYPAIRIFEVYGPLLATMIGFIVSCTLILKKIHQVARFNRKFVWRRTLLIFILTMLMLLAAGLTKMILGMFLNQDSKFQSLVLIVLVAGVGGFVYTYLALKLRLADKLLGRQGMIRLRRRLRIK; translated from the coding sequence ATGACTAATCAACGAAAACCAGCAGTAGAAAATTTGACAGTCCAAGAGAAAATGGCTAGAGGTTCTGCTTGGATGACTGCAAGCAATATGATTTCACGATTGCTTGGGGCAGTCTATATTATTCCTTGGTATGCTTGGATGGGCGAAAATGCAAAGGCTGCCAATGGGTTATTCAATATGGGGTACAATATTTATGCGCTATTCTTAATGATTTCAACTGCTGGGATTCCAGCTGCAATTGCGAAACAAACCGCACGATACAATTCATTGAATGAATATGGTACCTCTCGTCGGCTGTTTTTACGAGCAATGCAAATGATGGCTGTGTTAGGTGTGTTTTTTGCAGGATTTATGTACTTTGCTTCTCCTTGGTTAGCTCGTGCCTCTGGTGGTGGCGAAGAGTTGATTCCGATCATGCGCTCATTAAGTGCAGCGCTACTCGTTTTTCCTTGTATGAGTGTCATTAGAGGATACTTCCAAGGGAATCAGGAAATGATGCCTTATGCCCTCTCTCAAATCGTCGAGCAGATTGCACGTGTTTTCTATTTATTACTCTCCACATTCATCATTATGAATGTCCTGTCAGGTAATTACGTGACCGCAGTCACTCAATCGACTTTTGCAGCATTTATTGGCATGGTCATCAGTTTGGCTGTCTTGTTATATTTTTTGAAAAAACATCAAGCGTATACATCAGCTCGTGTGCAATATAGCGAAAATCAAGTGACGATTGCGACGAAAGAATTACTGGTGGATACGATCAAAGAAGCGATTCCTTTTATCATTGTCGGCTCAGGGATCACGATTTTTAAATTGGTCGATCAATTTACATTTATTCAGATCATGTCGAATGCCACCGAGTATTCAAATGCACAATTATTGGATCTTTTTTCGATTTTCAGTGCGAATCCTGATAAGTTGACAATGGTTGTCATTGCTTTAGCAACATCGATTGCTGCGACAGGTCTACCGTTGATCACAGAAGCGGTAACGATCAAAGACCGACGTGGATTAGCAAAATTGACAAGCAGTAACTTACAGTTGTTTTCTTTTATCATGTTTCCTGCAACGTGTGGCGTGATGCTCTTAGCTTATCCGTTGAATACGCTATTTTATACACCGGATCAACTAGGAAGCCAAGTGTTGGTCCAAGCAAGCTTTGTTGGTCTTTTTCTAGGACTCTACATGCTTGTATCGAATATGCTCCAAGGGATGTTTGAGAATAAAGCAGCTATTTACTATTTACTCATTGGGTTTATCGTAAAATTAGTGTTGCAGTATCCAGCCATCCGTATTTTTGAGGTATATGGCCCATTGCTGGCAACGATGATCGGCTTTATCGTTTCTTGTACGCTGATACTAAAGAAAATCCATCAAGTGGCACGCTTCAATCGGAAATTCGTGTGGCGGCGCACCTTATTGATTTTTATTCTAACGATGTTGATGCTTCTTGCAGCGGGGCTAACGAAAATGATTTTGGGGATGTTCTTGAATCAAGATAGTAAGTTCCAATCGCTCGTATTGATCGTCTTAGTAGCAGGAGTCGGCGGTTTCGTCTATACGTATCTAGCATTGAAGCTCCGTCTCGCAGATAAGCTATTAGGACGTCAAGGGATGATTCGTTTACGACGACGTTTGCGCATCAAATAA